The following are encoded in a window of Lichenicola cladoniae genomic DNA:
- a CDS encoding ATPase domain-containing protein, translating to MTSTPSLSDPARVTTGISGLDEILNGGLTRDRVYLVEGSPGTGKTTLSLQFLLEGAGRGETGLYITLSETAKELTAVAASHGWSLDALTLFELVSEAELDADSEQSILHPSEVELGETTREVMRKIDELRPARVVFDSLSELRLLAQNPLRYRRQILAFKQFFASRNCTVLMLDDRTADPTDLQLHSIAHGVLSLEQAPPEFGAERRRLRIIKMRGIGFRGGYHDFALDKGGLTVFPRLVASRHHGSFDDRPVSTGNRGLDALLGGGLVPGTNTLLSGPSGVGKTTTAVRCMLAALERGERATYYLFDEGLKTLLVRSRLLGMELQPYLDNGRLTISQIDPAGLSPGEFSCMVRDAVEHDRSTFLVVDSLNAYLHAMPGEQFLILQMHELLSYLNQRGVKTLLILGQHGVLGDMRSDLDLSYLSDGILLFRFFESEGSIRSAVSVIKSRISAHEHTIREFKLGSAGLQVGEALSDFEGLLSGMPSYKGQVSLLKEPAVAGVAG from the coding sequence ATGACGTCAACACCCTCTTTGTCCGATCCTGCGCGCGTGACGACCGGAATATCGGGGCTGGACGAAATCCTGAACGGCGGCCTGACCCGGGACCGCGTCTATCTCGTCGAAGGCTCGCCAGGTACGGGCAAGACCACCCTGTCGCTGCAGTTTCTGCTCGAGGGCGCGGGACGGGGCGAGACCGGCCTCTACATCACCCTGTCCGAGACAGCGAAGGAACTGACAGCCGTTGCCGCCAGCCATGGCTGGTCGCTCGACGCACTGACGCTGTTCGAACTGGTGAGCGAGGCCGAACTCGATGCCGACAGCGAGCAGTCGATCCTGCATCCATCGGAGGTCGAGCTCGGCGAGACCACGCGGGAGGTGATGCGCAAGATCGACGAGCTCCGGCCGGCGCGGGTGGTGTTCGACAGCCTGTCGGAACTGCGCCTGCTGGCGCAGAATCCGCTGCGCTACCGCCGCCAGATCCTGGCCTTCAAGCAGTTCTTCGCGAGCCGCAACTGCACCGTGTTGATGCTGGACGATCGCACTGCCGACCCTACCGACCTGCAACTGCACAGTATCGCGCACGGGGTATTGTCGCTCGAGCAGGCGCCGCCGGAGTTCGGTGCCGAGCGCCGGCGCCTGCGGATCATCAAGATGCGCGGCATCGGCTTCCGCGGCGGCTATCACGATTTCGCACTCGACAAGGGCGGCCTCACCGTGTTTCCCCGACTGGTCGCGTCGAGGCATCATGGGAGTTTCGACGACAGGCCGGTCTCGACCGGTAATCGTGGACTGGATGCGCTGCTTGGCGGCGGGCTCGTGCCGGGAACCAATACATTGCTGAGCGGGCCGTCGGGTGTCGGCAAGACCACCACCGCGGTGCGCTGCATGCTTGCGGCCCTGGAGCGCGGCGAGCGGGCCACGTATTACCTGTTCGACGAAGGCCTCAAGACGCTGCTGGTTCGAAGCAGGCTCCTGGGTATGGAATTGCAGCCTTATCTGGACAACGGCCGGCTGACGATCAGCCAGATCGATCCGGCCGGACTGTCGCCGGGCGAGTTCTCCTGCATGGTGCGCGATGCGGTCGAGCATGACCGCTCGACGTTCCTGGTCGTGGACAGCCTGAACGCCTACCTGCACGCGATGCCGGGCGAGCAGTTCCTGATCCTGCAGATGCATGAATTGCTGAGCTACCTGAACCAGCGGGGGGTCAAGACATTGCTGATACTCGGGCAGCACGGCGTTCTCGGGGATATGCGTTCGGATCTCGATCTGAGCTACCTCAGCGATGGAATCCTGCTGTTCCGGTTTTTCGAGTCCGAGGGTTCGATCCGAAGCGCCGTCTCGGTGATCAAGAGCCGGATCAGCGCGCATGAGCACACGATCAGGGAGTTCAAGCTGGGTTCGGCCGGGCTGCAGGTCGGCGAGGCCCTCAGCGATTTCGAAGGCCTGTTGAGCGGCATGCCGTCCTATAAGGGCCAGGTCTCGCTGTTGAAGGAACCTGCGGTCGCCGGCGTCGCAGGCTGA